The Podarcis raffonei isolate rPodRaf1 chromosome 7, rPodRaf1.pri, whole genome shotgun sequence nucleotide sequence GAGGAAAACAAGTACCAAGAAATACACCAAATGATAGAAAATGAAGCTTTCTAGCTAGTTTGAAGTCTTCACATCCGGCTTTGAACTGGAACTTCTTGTTCCTCTCTGCAGTTTTCCTCCTCTTTGAAAAGTGTCTAGAGTATGACCTTCATGCTCTCCCTGGATCGAGTCCTCTTGTTTCTCCCAATCAGGAAATAAATCAGTGGGTTAATACTGCTGTTCAGGCAGCTGCATAATAACACAACAGATACTTTAAAAGATGAAACATCATAGTCCAAAGGTGGATCGAAAAAATAGATTAATGAAATGCAAGTAAATGGGAAAGCTAAGAAGAGGAAGATTATGAGGGCAAGTAGGATGGCTGTTAAagcttttcccttcttcctctgttGTGATTGAAACCAAACTTTTATAAACAGGTTCAGAGAGGAGACAGTCATAAGTGGGAGGAAAAGAACAGCATTTAACAGAAGCTGGTAGAAAAGGAGgtccagaaaaatattaaaaataaaaagaatcaaGTTGATTACAGAGAACAGGAAGGAAATGATCCATATTGTGGCACACACAAAGGTGGAAAAGTGTGGTGGTCGGTGGCATCTATGCCAAAGGGGGAAAACAACAGAAACACACCTGTCCATGCTAATGGCCGTCAACAGGTATTGACCAGTGTTGTACATGAACAACAAGAAAAACTCaaacaactgtacacacaagctAATATCCACAGATAAGGATGGAAATGACACCACAAGATACACAATCAAATAAGAAGATAAGCAAATGAGGGCCCCAAGGTCAGCAACAGCCAGATTTAGTATGAAAGTGGTGAAAGGATTCCTCTTCATGCAAAAACCAAGAAACCAGATGACAGTCCCATTCCCCATAAGTCCAAAAATGCTAATAACTAGAATTAAGAAATATAGAATATTTACTGCTGGAAGATATAGTGATGATTTCTGATCAAAACCATCCTGGGGGGTTAGGAGGTCAGTTCCATTTTCTGCTCCAATATCTTCCCATGAAGCATTCAAAGTGGACCAGGATCCCAGGCCATCATTGCTCATCTTGCTGGATCTCTACTTTTGAGCTACTCCTTGTATTGCTCTTCCTACCTGgagaaaataaacaaatgtgaAGTCAGTTTTGGCTTATAAGCCCAACCATATTAAACTGAGGCActcaaacaataataaaagagACATGCTATAGTGGGAATTCATGACTGATCAACAAACACTTTAGGAATATAGTTCTTTGGAATGTTTGTCACAACTTATCAGTTTCCAAGGCTTTGGAGGGAAATGGAGTTCGCCGATGTGTTGTGGATCTTTCCTCTGAGTAAAAAAAAACTACATTCACAACATCAGTAAGCATATCATTTTAGAACTCAATTTCTCTTCCTCTGCTCTCTAACTCAGCCTTAAGATCAGAAACTAATGTCTTGTGTCGTAGACATTGGTTGGGTTGTGGAGAATATATAATTGGTGGTACTGCTATTATTGTAATATGGAATGATTTGCTTTGATTTGTCATTAATTGGAAGATTTTCAATGGAAAGGAATAAAAATTAGTTATTCctccgcagcattcgcaacctgcagtagTGCACCTtcgcatgcgtgggttgtgattcagttcttctgcgcatgtgcaaagaaCGATTTAGTACTTCTGCGCACACACAACCGCCGAAACCGAGAAGttacccattccagtacttccaggttttggcacgtccgtaacctgaaaaaacacaacctgaaaaacGAAATGCCAGGCCCTTGTTATCTGCCACCAGAGCTATCTTGCTTGAGCTTCTGGAGAAGATAGTTGGGTGTTGCCTGTGAGAGGAGACACTTATAAAAGCATCAAAACCAAAACTGATATTATGGGGAAAGTAACTATATATGTAATGATGATAGACAAAAGCATTCCAAAATATTATGGGGATCATTGACGTTTTGGACCTCAGACCACTAACCTCTTGTGTTGCAGACATTGAGGGTGGAATGGCTGGGTGGTGGAGAAGAGGAGTGGGAGAAGGAGTTGAACAGCTCTTGTGTTTAGGAAAACAAAAGCCAGAATGAATTGGGAAGGcatctgtttttttattattattaaaaggtgatttttaagaaaagtgaataaaatAAAACTCAAGTCAAATTGAGATTGATAAGAAATATGAAAATCCGAAAAAGACCCACAATAGATAAGCCAGGCAGCAAGATTTTTACAATGTGTAATGAATAAGACAAACTGTTAGTCCATCCTGCCTAGTACTTTCTGCTCTGACTGGATGTGGGAACCAAAAATTCCTGCCATCTTCACCTGCCATCCAACTGGTATCCTACCAACAGAACACTCCATGGAGTTAGCTTGTCCCACCTATCAGCCAAAGGTGCACAGCATTGCCATTCAGCTACAGATCCCCTCTTACCTTTGCTAATGAATGACATCAAATTTAGCTATTCACATACCTTTCAAAAGCTTTGGATCAGCATCCCTCAGGCAAGGTGAGTGGGAGCAGCAAGTGGTGCTGGAATAATCAGGTAATCGGAAAATTTGCAGAAATTGTTAAGATACCTCATCTGGTTCTTAGCAAGATGTGTAGGATCCTTCCCACATGTCTTCAGTTCTGTGCAACCCATTTGCCAGCATCA carries:
- the LOC128416843 gene encoding proto-oncogene Mas-like, giving the protein MSNDGLGSWSTLNASWEDIGAENGTDLLTPQDGFDQKSSLYLPAVNILYFLILVISIFGLMGNGTVIWFLGFCMKRNPFTTFILNLAVADLGALICLSSYLIVYLVVSFPSLSVDISLCVQLFEFFLLFMYNTGQYLLTAISMDRCVSVVFPLWHRCHRPPHFSTFVCATIWIISFLFSVINLILFIFNIFLDLLFYQLLLNAVLFLPLMTVSSLNLFIKVWFQSQQRKKGKALTAILLALIIFLFLAFPFTCISLIYFFDPPLDYDVSSFKVSVVLLCSCLNSSINPLIYFLIGRNKRTRSRESMKVIL